The following proteins are co-located in the Bordetella bronchialis genome:
- a CDS encoding chromate transporter produces MKPAAHPAAPMIEQPLADPPTVWQLFIGFFWLGMTAFGGALPLARRMVVEKHRWISSEEFTTLLGLCQFLPGGNIINLSVALGMRFRGVPGAVGAMLGFVLVPTIVVMMLGVVYEHYQDDPHVRHLFAGLAAAAAGLLISLTFKIGAPLLKNRWGMAVAVLCFIAIAVLRVPLLPTMLVLTPLSILITWRMRR; encoded by the coding sequence ATGAAGCCCGCAGCCCATCCCGCAGCGCCCATGATCGAGCAGCCGCTCGCCGATCCTCCCACCGTCTGGCAGCTGTTCATCGGGTTTTTCTGGCTGGGCATGACGGCGTTCGGCGGCGCGCTGCCGCTGGCCCGCCGCATGGTGGTGGAAAAGCACAGGTGGATCTCCAGCGAAGAGTTCACCACGCTGCTGGGGCTGTGCCAGTTCCTTCCCGGCGGCAACATCATCAACCTGTCGGTCGCGCTGGGCATGCGCTTTCGCGGCGTGCCGGGGGCGGTGGGCGCGATGCTGGGCTTCGTGCTCGTGCCCACCATCGTGGTAATGATGCTGGGCGTGGTCTACGAGCATTACCAGGACGATCCGCACGTGAGGCACCTGTTCGCGGGGCTGGCGGCCGCGGCGGCGGGCCTGCTGATTTCGCTCACCTTCAAGATAGGCGCGCCCTTGCTGAAGAATCGCTGGGGCATGGCGGTCGCGGTGCTGTGCTTTATCGCCATCGCCGTGCTGCGCGTGCCGCTGCTGCCCACCATGCTGGTGCTGACGCCGCTCAGCATCCTGATCACCTGGAGGATGCGTCGATGA
- a CDS encoding phytanoyl-CoA dioxygenase family protein produces MSSPLTPAQLAVLREQGFVVARAFLPAARRDALRALATAQLEQAAAPVEYEADLAYPGAPASRQAEGGGTVRRLLDAYARDPLFAAWATDPAVAASLQRYFGQPAVLSRAHHNCVMTKHPRFGSLTGWHRDIRYWSFDREDLVSTWLALGPETAHNGGLWLVPGSHVMDLPAERFDAAQFLREDLPENAALIASAVTPELEPGDVLFFHCRTLHAAGRNQSDQVKFSVVHTYHAADTRPIPGTRSASKPEAALPEAALPLG; encoded by the coding sequence ATGTCTTCGCCGCTTACCCCTGCCCAACTCGCCGTCCTGCGGGAGCAGGGCTTCGTCGTCGCCCGCGCTTTCCTGCCCGCCGCGCGCCGCGATGCGCTGCGGGCGCTGGCCACCGCGCAACTGGAGCAGGCCGCCGCGCCGGTCGAATACGAGGCCGACCTGGCCTATCCCGGCGCCCCCGCGTCGCGCCAGGCCGAAGGCGGCGGTACGGTCCGGCGGCTGCTGGACGCCTATGCGCGCGACCCCCTGTTCGCCGCCTGGGCCACCGACCCGGCCGTCGCGGCCTCGCTGCAGCGCTATTTCGGCCAGCCGGCGGTGCTGTCGCGCGCCCATCACAACTGTGTCATGACCAAGCATCCGCGCTTCGGCAGCCTGACCGGCTGGCATCGCGACATCCGCTATTGGTCTTTCGACCGCGAAGACCTGGTGTCCACGTGGCTGGCCCTGGGCCCGGAGACCGCCCATAACGGCGGCTTGTGGCTGGTGCCCGGATCGCACGTCATGGATCTTCCCGCCGAACGCTTCGATGCCGCGCAATTTCTGCGCGAGGACCTGCCCGAGAATGCCGCGCTGATCGCCAGCGCGGTCACGCCGGAACTCGAACCCGGCGATGTTTTGTTTTTCCACTGCCGCACCTTGCACGCGGCGGGGCGCAACCAGAGCGACCAGGTCAAGTTTTCCGTAGTCCACACCTACCACGCCGCGGATACGCGCCCGATACCCGGCACACGTTCGGCGAGCAAGCCTGAAGCGGCCCTGCCTGAAGCGGCCCTGCCTTTAGGCTGA
- a CDS encoding chromate transporter, which yields MTTVLIQLAILFTQLSLLAFGGGNTILPEMQRQVVDVHHWMTAENFTALFALAQAAPGPNLMIVPMVGWHIAGWQGMLVSSVAKFVPSSLVTILVMRLWDRFKDKPWRAVAQTGIFPVTVGLLAASAALITEASVEGWLLGAIVAAVAVLGWRTRLHPLWLLLGGALVGLAGMNVPGVS from the coding sequence ATGACCACGGTCCTGATCCAGCTCGCCATCCTGTTCACGCAGTTGTCGCTGCTGGCCTTCGGTGGCGGCAATACCATTCTGCCGGAGATGCAGCGCCAGGTCGTCGACGTGCATCACTGGATGACGGCGGAAAACTTCACGGCGCTGTTCGCGCTGGCGCAGGCCGCGCCCGGCCCCAACCTGATGATCGTGCCCATGGTCGGCTGGCACATCGCGGGCTGGCAGGGCATGCTGGTCAGCAGCGTCGCCAAATTCGTGCCGTCCTCGCTGGTGACCATCCTGGTGATGCGCCTGTGGGACCGCTTCAAGGACAAGCCCTGGCGCGCGGTGGCGCAGACGGGGATTTTCCCCGTCACCGTGGGCTTGCTGGCGGCCAGCGCCGCCTTGATTACCGAAGCCTCCGTAGAGGGCTGGCTGCTGGGCGCCATCGTCGCCGCCGTCGCGGTGCTGGGGTGGCGCACCAGGCTGCACCCCCTGTGGCTGTTGCTGGGGGGCGCCCTGGTGGGATTGGCGGGAATGAACGTGCCGGGCGTGTCCTGA
- a CDS encoding winged helix-turn-helix transcriptional regulator, translating to MQRKDFGSMECPVARGLERVGEWWSILILRDALQGLTRFDQFQKSLEIAPNILARRLASLVQSGLLEKRLYSERPPRYEYVPTAIGRDFQPVLMALLAWGNRHFAPEGARVVVAEQATGRIVEPAVVDPQTGKPLRAPDYAMRPGPLASEALIRRLAGGGSLAADAPAGDT from the coding sequence ATGCAGCGCAAAGACTTCGGATCCATGGAATGCCCCGTCGCCCGCGGCCTGGAACGCGTGGGCGAGTGGTGGAGCATCCTGATCCTGCGCGACGCGCTGCAGGGCCTGACGCGCTTCGACCAGTTCCAGAAAAGCCTGGAGATCGCGCCCAATATCCTGGCCCGCCGGCTGGCCTCGCTGGTGCAATCGGGGCTGCTGGAAAAACGCCTGTATAGCGAACGGCCGCCGCGATACGAATACGTTCCCACCGCGATAGGCCGCGATTTCCAACCCGTGCTGATGGCACTGCTGGCGTGGGGCAACAGGCATTTCGCGCCGGAGGGCGCCCGCGTGGTCGTCGCCGAACAAGCCACCGGCCGCATCGTCGAACCGGCCGTGGTCGACCCGCAGACCGGCAAACCCCTGCGGGCGCCCGACTATGCGATGCGACCGGGCCCGCTGGCCAGCGAAGCCCTGATCCGGCGACTGGCGGGCGGCGGATCGCTCGCGGCGGATGCACCGGCCGGCGATACCTGA
- a CDS encoding ABC transporter ATP-binding protein/permease, with amino-acid sequence MFPAHGQKVSAWRLIKPYWVSEDRHKARGLLALVLALNLAIVYVNLRVNTWYATFYDALDKRDLPAFTHLVLVFTLLAFIFIALSTAQIYFRQMLEFRWRQWLTDVYLRQWLVSRSYYRMERDHIVDNPDQRIAEDLRSMASNTLALSIDLISTIATFCVFVSLLWMLSGALGFAVFGHPVQIPGYMVWAAVIYGILGSFAVHKIARRLVDVGYRQQKVEADFRVLLVRVRENAEQIAFYDGGPEEGRRARAAFGAVRNNWREIMRYTKRLVFASSIYGQVAIIFPLVAAAPRYFAGAFTLGVLMQLNNAFGQVSGACSWFINSYATLADWRATINRLREFSTRMGEGDHDRLAREQRDEVAARDLQVFRPDGQPLAVPAAFRVRPGERWLVRGPSGAGKSTLLRTLAGLWPHASGALAMPAGERAHGRVALFLPQSTYVPDGTLKQAVCYPEATDAYSDQACAEALRLCRLESYADQLYVTDAWSRRLSPGEKQRLSFARALLLKPDFLFMDESTSSLDADTERHLYETLLQRLPDAAVISVAHRDTLARFHTHEMRVGPQAGVQPLALAPVGT; translated from the coding sequence ATGTTTCCGGCGCACGGCCAGAAGGTTTCCGCATGGCGGCTGATCAAGCCTTACTGGGTTTCCGAGGACCGCCATAAGGCCCGGGGCCTGCTCGCGTTGGTGCTGGCGTTGAACCTGGCGATCGTCTACGTGAACCTGCGGGTCAATACCTGGTACGCCACGTTCTATGATGCACTGGACAAGCGCGATCTTCCCGCGTTCACACACTTGGTTTTGGTTTTTACCCTGCTGGCTTTCATCTTCATCGCGTTGAGCACCGCGCAGATCTATTTTCGCCAGATGCTGGAATTCCGCTGGCGCCAATGGCTGACGGACGTCTACCTGCGCCAGTGGCTGGTCAGCCGCTCGTATTACCGCATGGAACGCGACCACATCGTCGACAACCCGGACCAGCGCATCGCGGAGGACCTGCGCAGCATGGCGTCCAATACCCTGGCGCTCTCCATCGACCTGATCTCCACCATCGCGACGTTCTGCGTTTTCGTGTCGCTGCTGTGGATGCTGTCCGGCGCGCTGGGTTTCGCGGTGTTCGGCCATCCCGTGCAGATTCCGGGCTATATGGTCTGGGCGGCGGTGATCTACGGCATACTCGGTTCTTTCGCCGTGCACAAGATCGCGCGTCGCCTGGTGGACGTCGGCTATCGCCAGCAGAAGGTAGAGGCCGATTTCCGCGTGCTGCTGGTGCGCGTGCGCGAAAACGCCGAGCAGATCGCCTTTTACGATGGCGGTCCGGAGGAAGGCCGGCGCGCGCGCGCCGCGTTCGGCGCGGTCCGCAACAACTGGCGCGAGATCATGCGCTATACCAAGCGGCTGGTGTTCGCCAGTTCGATCTACGGGCAGGTCGCCATCATCTTTCCGCTGGTGGCGGCGGCGCCGCGCTACTTCGCCGGCGCCTTCACCCTGGGCGTGCTGATGCAGCTCAATAATGCCTTCGGACAGGTCAGCGGCGCCTGTTCCTGGTTCATCAACAGCTATGCCACGCTGGCGGATTGGCGCGCCACGATCAACCGCTTGCGCGAATTCAGCACCCGGATGGGCGAGGGCGACCACGATCGCCTGGCGCGCGAACAGCGCGACGAAGTAGCCGCGCGCGACCTGCAGGTCTTCCGTCCCGATGGCCAGCCGCTGGCGGTCCCGGCGGCCTTCCGCGTGCGGCCCGGCGAGCGCTGGCTGGTGCGAGGCCCCTCGGGCGCGGGCAAGAGCACCTTGTTGCGGACCCTGGCGGGCCTGTGGCCGCATGCGTCCGGCGCGTTGGCCATGCCGGCCGGCGAACGCGCGCATGGCCGCGTCGCCTTGTTCCTGCCCCAGTCGACGTATGTGCCGGACGGCACCTTGAAGCAGGCGGTCTGCTATCCGGAAGCCACGGACGCCTATAGCGACCAGGCCTGCGCGGAAGCGCTGCGCCTGTGCCGGCTGGAGTCCTATGCCGACCAGCTCTACGTGACCGATGCGTGGTCGCGCCGGCTGTCGCCCGGCGAGAAGCAGCGGCTGTCGTTCGCGCGGGCCCTGCTGCTGAAGCCGGACTTCCTTTTCATGGACGAATCGACGTCCTCGCTGGACGCCGATACCGAGCGTCACTTGTACGAAACCCTGTTGCAGCGCCTGCCCGACGCGGCGGTGATCAGCGTCGCGCACCGCGATACGCTGGCGCGCTTCCATACGCACGAGATGCGTGTCGGGCCGCAGGCCGGCGTCCAGCCCCTGGCGCTGGCGCCGGTCGGGACCTGA